A single genomic interval of Halobacillus halophilus DSM 2266 harbors:
- the flhB gene encoding flagellar biosynthesis protein FlhB: protein MNYLHLDLQFFAADEKTEKATPKKRQDSRNKGQVPKSQDVNTGFLLLMVFGVLFLLGSQMKSTMTGMYEHAFQEYIHWDVTEMQVHTIFVEMTWEISKVLAPIMGVAIVAGIASNLLQVGIMFTGEPLKVDLKKLDPIQGAKKIFSARALVELVKSLLKITMVGSITFAIIWVNKDEMMLMSQKSVQAALAFFGNTTILMGLASALALLILSVIDYTYQRYDHEKNIRMSKKDIKDEHKNMEGDPQIKAKIKEKQRQMSASRMMSEVPDADVVITNPTHYAIAVKYSEDQGDAPYIVAKGVDFIALKIKEVAKANNVVTVENRSLARALYKNTEIDQPIDEQFYKAVAEILAYVYQLEKKI, encoded by the coding sequence ATGAATTACTTACATTTAGACCTGCAGTTCTTTGCAGCAGACGAAAAAACAGAAAAAGCTACGCCTAAGAAGAGACAGGATAGTCGAAATAAAGGACAGGTTCCCAAAAGCCAGGATGTAAATACCGGCTTTCTTCTATTAATGGTATTTGGCGTCCTGTTTTTACTGGGGAGCCAAATGAAGTCAACTATGACAGGAATGTATGAACATGCGTTTCAAGAATATATTCACTGGGATGTAACTGAAATGCAAGTTCATACGATTTTTGTCGAAATGACCTGGGAAATTAGTAAAGTCCTTGCTCCTATAATGGGGGTGGCTATTGTAGCTGGTATAGCATCTAATCTTTTGCAGGTGGGCATTATGTTCACCGGTGAGCCATTAAAAGTGGATTTAAAAAAGCTGGATCCTATCCAGGGAGCAAAAAAAATATTTTCAGCACGGGCTCTCGTCGAGCTTGTAAAGTCCTTGCTGAAAATTACCATGGTAGGCTCTATAACATTTGCGATCATCTGGGTTAATAAAGATGAAATGATGCTGATGTCCCAGAAATCCGTACAGGCAGCCCTCGCTTTTTTTGGTAACACTACTATTTTAATGGGGCTTGCTTCAGCACTCGCCCTGCTTATTCTCTCCGTTATCGATTATACATATCAGCGCTACGATCATGAGAAAAATATACGAATGTCTAAAAAAGACATTAAAGATGAACATAAGAACATGGAAGGGGATCCACAGATTAAAGCAAAAATTAAAGAGAAGCAGCGGCAAATGTCTGCTTCCCGCATGATGAGTGAAGTCCCTGATGCGGATGTGGTAATTACGAACCCCACCCATTATGCAATTGCTGTAAAGTACAGTGAGGATCAGGGAGATGCGCCTTATATTGTCGCTAAAGGGGTTGATTTTATCGCTTTAAAGATTAAAGAAGTAGCTAAAGCAAACAACGTAGTTACCGTTGAGAACCGTTCTTTGGCAAGAGCTTTGTATAAAAACACTGAGATCGATCAGCCCATTGATGAGCAATTCTATAAAGCAGTAGCAGAGATTCTTGCTTACGTATATCAATTGGAGAAAAAAATCTAA
- the flhA gene encoding flagellar biosynthesis protein FlhA has translation MSARDLSVLLGVILIIVMLVIPLPGWLLSFFILINITLALIVILVSMNMEEALQFAVFPTLLLLLTLFRLGLNVSTTRSILSEAEAGGVIATFGTFVIGGNPLVGFVVFVILVIIQFLVITKGAERVSEVAARFTLDAMPGKQMSIDADLNAGMINEHQAKERREKIENESDFYGAMDGASKFVKGDAIAGIIIVLINIVFGLIIGMVQMGMSFSEAIDTYMRLTIGDGLVSQIPALLISTATGIVVTRVASQGNLSTDVTSQLLRYPKLLYIAAGTIFLLGLTPIPFFLTTLIASVLGFGAYWLSREVEEPVENESEELDETESDQMKSPENVVNLISMDPIEFEFGYALIPIADSNQGGDLLDRIVMIRRQLAIELGIVIPVVRIRDNIQLHPNEYRLKIKGNEAARGELLLDHYLAMSPGDEDEELEGIETQEPAFGLPAKWVTEDLKDEAELSGYTVVDPPSVVSTHITEVIKQHAHSLLGRQETQQLIDHLKESHPILVAEVTPEPLSVGDVQKVLAKLLRENVSVHNLPVIFETLADFGRMTTDTDLLAEYARQSLAAQLTRQYMKEDQSVKVITVSGKVEKIIADNIQQTEHGNYLALDPESQQSIISAVAAQVEQISLQEETAVLLCSPAVRMYIKQLLERFLPQVVVLSYNELEPTVEVQSVGVVNVA, from the coding sequence ATGTCAGCAAGAGATTTATCCGTTTTATTAGGCGTGATCCTGATCATCGTCATGCTTGTGATTCCGCTTCCGGGGTGGCTCCTTAGTTTTTTTATTCTCATTAATATTACGCTTGCTCTGATTGTCATTTTAGTTTCAATGAATATGGAGGAAGCGCTACAATTTGCTGTTTTTCCAACCCTATTATTATTGCTTACATTATTTCGACTTGGTTTAAATGTTTCAACAACCCGTTCCATTCTGTCCGAAGCCGAAGCGGGAGGTGTGATTGCTACATTTGGAACTTTCGTTATCGGAGGAAACCCTTTGGTTGGATTTGTCGTATTTGTCATTCTGGTTATTATTCAATTTCTAGTAATCACGAAAGGGGCAGAGCGTGTATCTGAAGTAGCCGCTCGATTTACCTTAGATGCTATGCCCGGAAAACAGATGAGTATAGATGCTGATTTGAATGCAGGTATGATTAATGAACACCAAGCTAAAGAGCGCAGAGAAAAAATTGAAAATGAGTCCGATTTTTATGGAGCGATGGACGGAGCAAGTAAGTTTGTTAAAGGAGACGCTATAGCCGGTATTATCATTGTACTTATTAATATAGTGTTTGGTTTAATTATAGGAATGGTCCAGATGGGCATGTCCTTTAGTGAAGCAATTGATACCTATATGCGATTAACCATAGGGGATGGTCTTGTCAGTCAAATTCCTGCCCTGCTTATATCTACAGCTACCGGAATTGTAGTCACGCGCGTAGCTTCTCAGGGTAATTTAAGTACAGATGTAACTAGTCAGCTGCTCCGGTATCCTAAATTGTTATATATAGCTGCTGGAACTATTTTTCTATTAGGTTTAACTCCGATTCCATTCTTTCTTACAACTCTTATAGCTTCCGTGTTAGGATTTGGGGCTTACTGGCTCTCTAGAGAAGTTGAAGAACCAGTTGAAAATGAGTCCGAAGAGCTGGATGAAACAGAAAGTGATCAAATGAAATCGCCCGAAAATGTGGTTAACTTAATCAGTATGGATCCGATTGAGTTTGAATTTGGCTATGCACTTATTCCGATCGCTGATTCAAATCAGGGAGGGGACTTATTAGACCGGATTGTCATGATCCGGAGACAGTTGGCTATCGAATTAGGGATAGTCATTCCTGTTGTAAGAATAAGGGACAACATCCAGCTGCATCCGAATGAATATCGGTTAAAGATAAAAGGAAATGAGGCGGCACGCGGCGAGCTTCTGCTTGATCATTATTTAGCCATGAGCCCAGGAGACGAAGATGAGGAATTAGAAGGAATCGAAACGCAGGAACCTGCCTTCGGTTTACCGGCCAAATGGGTTACTGAGGACCTGAAAGATGAAGCAGAATTATCTGGCTATACCGTAGTTGATCCTCCATCTGTTGTATCCACTCATATTACTGAGGTAATTAAACAGCACGCCCATTCCCTCCTTGGACGTCAAGAAACACAGCAGCTGATTGATCATTTGAAAGAATCCCATCCAATTCTGGTGGCCGAAGTTACACCGGAGCCTTTATCAGTTGGCGATGTTCAAAAGGTTTTGGCTAAACTTTTACGTGAGAACGTGTCCGTTCATAACTTACCTGTAATCTTCGAAACACTGGCTGATTTCGGCAGAATGACCACCGATACGGATCTGCTTGCTGAATACGCGAGACAATCATTAGCCGCTCAGCTCACCCGTCAATATATGAAAGAAGACCAAAGTGTCAAAGTCATCACCGTATCCGGTAAAGTAGAGAAAATAATTGCAGACAACATTCAACAGACAGAACATGGCAATTATCTAGCACTGGATCCAGAAAGTCAGCAGTCCATTATTAGCGCCGTGGCAGCTCAAGTTGAACAAATTTCACTTCAGGAAGAAACAGCGGTTTTGTTGTGCTCGCCAGCTGTCCGCATGTACATCAAGCAGCTGCTGGAACGATTCTTACCTCAAGTAGTTGTGTTATCTTATAACGAATTAGAGCCAACTGTTGAAGTGCAAAGTGTAGGAGTAGTGAATGTCGCATGA
- the flhF gene encoding flagellar biosynthesis protein FlhF codes for MKVKKFQAVTMPEVMKKVKSELGPEAVVLNTKTVKARGLFKRFKKDLIEVIAAVDSFDSIQKKEQSSKSSKALNSNETAASSNEAIMNELKQLRLTIESTNDHSPGSGKFAAWYEHLIAQELEPELAASIVESIERKQGTDHSGQKDGRERLLTEEITKRLNPHPFGHKHLGKTFVHLVGPTGVGKTTTAAKLAAEAVLNQKLNVAFITTDTYRIAAIDQLKTYAKILDVPLEVAYNLKDYEKAIEKYKDFDLVLVDTAGRNYLQSSYVEELNQLLKFNDASETFLVLSLTSKYMDMKNIYEKFLHIPISKVIFTKEDETSTYGSAINFLVHHKIGVAYLTNGQNVPDDIEEASPDKMARKVTEGYGYA; via the coding sequence ATGAAGGTGAAAAAGTTTCAGGCAGTTACCATGCCGGAAGTCATGAAAAAGGTGAAAAGTGAATTAGGACCTGAAGCGGTAGTGTTGAATACAAAAACAGTCAAGGCAAGGGGACTGTTCAAAAGGTTCAAGAAAGATCTTATTGAAGTCATTGCAGCCGTAGATTCTTTCGATTCTATCCAGAAGAAGGAGCAGTCTTCAAAAAGTTCTAAAGCATTAAATTCTAATGAAACGGCAGCATCATCGAATGAAGCCATCATGAACGAGTTGAAGCAGCTTCGTTTGACGATAGAATCTACAAATGATCACTCGCCGGGCTCTGGAAAATTCGCAGCCTGGTATGAACATCTGATTGCGCAAGAACTAGAACCTGAACTTGCTGCAAGTATTGTAGAAAGTATCGAACGGAAACAAGGGACAGATCATTCTGGTCAAAAGGATGGGAGGGAGCGGTTATTAACGGAAGAGATCACTAAGCGTCTGAATCCACATCCTTTTGGACATAAGCATTTGGGTAAAACATTTGTGCACTTAGTAGGACCAACTGGAGTTGGAAAAACAACGACCGCAGCCAAATTGGCAGCGGAAGCGGTTTTGAATCAAAAACTAAACGTAGCCTTTATTACCACTGATACATACCGCATTGCGGCTATTGATCAATTGAAAACCTATGCGAAAATACTGGACGTTCCGCTTGAAGTAGCCTACAACCTCAAAGACTATGAAAAAGCAATAGAAAAATATAAAGATTTTGATCTTGTGTTAGTGGATACAGCTGGACGTAATTACTTGCAGTCTTCTTATGTAGAAGAGTTAAACCAGCTACTAAAATTTAATGATGCTTCCGAAACTTTTTTAGTATTATCGTTAACAAGTAAATATATGGATATGAAAAATATTTATGAGAAATTTCTTCATATTCCCATCAGCAAGGTTATTTTTACAAAAGAAGATGAAACCTCTACTTATGGAAGTGCGATTAATTTCCTGGTTCACCATAAAATTGGTGTCGCTTACTTAACTAACGGGCAAAATGTTCCAGACGACATTGAAGAAGCTTCGCCTGACAAGATGGCGAGGAAAGTTACAGAGGGATATGGTTATGCATGA
- a CDS encoding nucleotide-binding protein, giving the protein MHDQAEQLRLRMTGSRVVEPKARTIAIASGVEGEGKSTFVVNFGIKLIEQNHRVLIFDLDVGKGTIDRLLEVHPSRSLAHLFSEQKTIHDLIEQAPSSVSYLAGGTGVEVFSELDECKFQYFQSQFEELNRSYDYILFNMRSTVEENCSEFMTAAHEAIIVTTLSSTSIRSTYGLIKRLLTREKEFPISILLNRYALERESEDTSFRLQEVIHRHLKTQVQYLGAIPEDRAVIRSIIQKKPFTIQFPEAQASKAISNIVYNYINLSENKLHHQEFLFKLRRFISKGARR; this is encoded by the coding sequence ATGCATGATCAAGCCGAGCAATTACGGCTACGTATGACGGGCAGCCGGGTTGTGGAACCTAAAGCCCGCACTATTGCTATTGCCAGCGGAGTAGAAGGAGAAGGGAAATCCACCTTCGTTGTTAACTTTGGCATTAAACTAATAGAACAAAATCATCGCGTCCTAATTTTTGATTTAGATGTTGGTAAGGGAACGATCGACCGATTATTAGAAGTTCATCCTTCACGTTCACTGGCTCATCTTTTTTCTGAACAGAAAACCATTCATGATCTTATCGAGCAGGCGCCATCATCTGTATCTTATCTCGCCGGGGGGACAGGGGTGGAAGTGTTTTCTGAGCTTGATGAATGTAAGTTTCAATATTTTCAATCTCAGTTTGAAGAGTTAAACCGGTCCTATGATTACATTCTATTTAATATGAGATCAACTGTAGAAGAGAATTGTTCAGAATTTATGACGGCTGCCCATGAAGCGATCATTGTAACTACACTGTCCTCCACTTCAATTAGAAGTACATACGGACTTATTAAACGATTACTAACCAGGGAAAAAGAATTTCCGATTTCGATACTCCTTAATCGGTATGCTTTGGAAAGGGAGAGTGAAGATACCAGCTTCCGTCTTCAGGAAGTAATTCATCGTCATTTAAAAACTCAAGTTCAATATTTAGGTGCCATCCCTGAGGACCGTGCTGTCATTCGTTCAATCATTCAGAAGAAGCCTTTTACGATTCAATTTCCTGAAGCTCAGGCAAGCAAAGCTATCAGTAATATAGTCTATAACTATATAAATCTATCTGAAAATAAACTTCACCATCAAGAATTTTTATTTAAATTGAGGCGGTTCATTAGTAAAGGAGCAAGACGATGA
- a CDS encoding chemotaxis protein CheB gives MVESEDSCIVFGMPKAIFNAGLADEVMHLSGIGSSIIKALRPKRGKKNG, from the coding sequence ATTGTCGAGTCGGAAGACAGCTGTATTGTATTTGGAATGCCTAAAGCTATTTTTAATGCTGGATTGGCTGATGAAGTTATGCATTTATCAGGAATTGGCAGCAGTATCATAAAAGCTCTTAGACCAAAGAGGGGGAAGAAGAATGGATAA